In one window of Corynebacterium mycetoides DNA:
- a CDS encoding YdhK family protein, whose product MKRTIALAALALTSSLALAACTDDTASDAPETTTTTTSETATQSSEETGMNDQMGAEGHDHPADGGQPPAGIAAEENPTYPVDTEVVLTADHMPGMEGAEATIAGAFDTTTYSVSYTPTDGGDPVTDHRWVVHEELVDPGQAPLPEGSEVVLDAEHMSGMKGVEATIDYSTDETVYMVDLTVDGMTMTNHKWVTESENAPAE is encoded by the coding sequence ATGAAGCGCACCATTGCCCTCGCTGCCCTCGCCCTGACCTCCTCCCTGGCCCTGGCCGCCTGCACGGACGACACTGCATCCGATGCCCCCGAGACCACGACCACCACCACCTCGGAGACGGCCACACAGTCCTCCGAGGAGACTGGCATGAACGATCAGATGGGTGCAGAGGGCCATGACCATCCGGCTGATGGTGGGCAACCCCCGGCAGGGATCGCAGCAGAGGAAAATCCCACCTACCCGGTGGACACCGAGGTCGTCCTCACCGCGGACCACATGCCGGGCATGGAGGGTGCTGAGGCGACGATCGCCGGTGCGTTTGACACCACGACCTACTCGGTCAGCTACACCCCCACCGACGGCGGGGACCCGGTCACCGACCACCGGTGGGTGGTCCACGAGGAGCTTGTCGATCCGGGCCAGGCCCCCCTGCCGGAGGGGTCCGAGGTCGTCTTGGATGCCGAGCACATGTCGGGAATGAAGGGTGTGGAGGCCACCATCGACTATTCCACGGATGAGACGGTCTACATGGTTGATCTCACCGTCGACGGGATGACCATGACCAATCACAAGTGGGTCACCGAAAGCGAGAACGCCCCGGCAGAGTAA